In Phyllostomus discolor isolate MPI-MPIP mPhyDis1 chromosome 2, mPhyDis1.pri.v3, whole genome shotgun sequence, the following are encoded in one genomic region:
- the RPL22L1 gene encoding 60S ribosomal protein L22-like 1 isoform X2, with translation MAPQKVKKPKKTIWKFGLDLTHPVEDGIFDSANFEQFLREKVKVNGKTGNLGNVVHIERFKNKITVISEKQFSKRYLKYLTKKYLKKNSLRDWLRVVASDKETYELRYFQISQDEDGSESED, from the exons ATGGCGCCG CAGAAAGTCAAGAAGCCTAAGAAGACAATCTGGAAGTTTGGTTTGGACCTTACTCACCCAGTAGAAGATGGAATTTTTGATTCTGCAAATTTT gAACAGTTTCTGCGGGAAAAGGTTAAAGTCAATGGAAAAACTGGAAATCTTGGGAATGTGGTTCACATTGAACGCTTCAAGAATAAAATCACAGTTATTTCGGAGAAACAGTTCTCTAAAAG atatttgaaatATCTTACCAAGAAATACCTTAAGAAGAACAGTCTTCGCGATTGGCTTCGTGTGGTTGCATCTGACAAGGAGACTTACGAACTTCGATACTTCCAGATTAGTCAAGATGAGGATGGATCTGAGTCTGAGGACTAG
- the RPL22L1 gene encoding 60S ribosomal protein L22-like 1 isoform X3, which translates to MAPKVKKPKKTIWKFGLDLTHPVEDGIFDSANFEQFLREKVKVNGKTGNLGNVVHIERFKNKITVISEKQFSKRYLKYLTKKYLKKNSLRDWLRVVASDKETYELRYFQISQDEDGSESED; encoded by the exons ATGGCGCCG AAAGTCAAGAAGCCTAAGAAGACAATCTGGAAGTTTGGTTTGGACCTTACTCACCCAGTAGAAGATGGAATTTTTGATTCTGCAAATTTT gAACAGTTTCTGCGGGAAAAGGTTAAAGTCAATGGAAAAACTGGAAATCTTGGGAATGTGGTTCACATTGAACGCTTCAAGAATAAAATCACAGTTATTTCGGAGAAACAGTTCTCTAAAAG atatttgaaatATCTTACCAAGAAATACCTTAAGAAGAACAGTCTTCGCGATTGGCTTCGTGTGGTTGCATCTGACAAGGAGACTTACGAACTTCGATACTTCCAGATTAGTCAAGATGAGGATGGATCTGAGTCTGAGGACTAG
- the RPL22L1 gene encoding 60S ribosomal protein L22-like 1 isoform X1 has translation MWHAVPGCIGIAVVKQHLSYRKKHLQKVKKPKKTIWKFGLDLTHPVEDGIFDSANFEQFLREKVKVNGKTGNLGNVVHIERFKNKITVISEKQFSKRYLKYLTKKYLKKNSLRDWLRVVASDKETYELRYFQISQDEDGSESED, from the exons ATGTGGCATGCTGTTCCCGGCTGCATTGGGATAGCAGTAGTAAAGCAGCACCTGTCCTATAGAAAAAAGCACCTG CAGAAAGTCAAGAAGCCTAAGAAGACAATCTGGAAGTTTGGTTTGGACCTTACTCACCCAGTAGAAGATGGAATTTTTGATTCTGCAAATTTT gAACAGTTTCTGCGGGAAAAGGTTAAAGTCAATGGAAAAACTGGAAATCTTGGGAATGTGGTTCACATTGAACGCTTCAAGAATAAAATCACAGTTATTTCGGAGAAACAGTTCTCTAAAAG atatttgaaatATCTTACCAAGAAATACCTTAAGAAGAACAGTCTTCGCGATTGGCTTCGTGTGGTTGCATCTGACAAGGAGACTTACGAACTTCGATACTTCCAGATTAGTCAAGATGAGGATGGATCTGAGTCTGAGGACTAG